In Panicum virgatum strain AP13 chromosome 5K, P.virgatum_v5, whole genome shotgun sequence, the genomic window GCACCTCTAGCTCCAATAACAAAATTGTCTCAACTCCACTGCTGACTAAAAACTAAGGAAAAAAGCCACAGTCATCCTCAAAGTACAACAGCTGCCTTGTCTGGAGTAACATGCTGAAGGACAGTGGCAATCAAAGGCTCGTAATGGTCTGCACCAGCACCGCACCAGGCTGCAAGTAAAAATTTGTACAGTTAACTCAAGTGGATACATCACCAAATTTGCAGGAGAAAACACAGCAAGGTATGCAATCTGCATCACACCTGTTCCTTTCATGAATAGAAAAATTGGTGGTCCACAAATTTCTCCTCTAGGACGAtgtgggaggaagaagacacAATTGTCCTCATCAATCATTGCATCTGATCCATGAGCTTGCACCTGTATCAATGCACAAACAAAATGGCCCAATCAGATTACAAAGGGCTACATTTCAGCTACCAAAGTACCAATGCAGATATAACATAATGGCTAGTTCTATGGTGTGCCATAATTAGGAAATATATCATATCACACGTTCAGACTTTACCACATAAACTTCTCTCTTGAACTCGTTTGCCAGGCACTCAATGGCAATATCATCACCAAATGCAGCTGCGCGGCCATCCCTGTTCTCATCGATTGTTAGTAAGCCCTCTTCTGTGTACTGCAGGGTGATAATGTCATGCTCATCCTCTGCGGAACCAGAAATGGACATATACTTGGCCcaactttctccattgtttacAGCGATACATCTCTCCTTGTAGATAGTTTCAGCTGCAATTTCCCTGCAAAGCAATTAACATAAAGATGTGACATAAGCACACTGGACTCCAAAAACCCAGAGGGTCAATGACCAGCCTCTGTAGGTTGTCCACAATTGAACAAGGCCAAGGAAACCCAAACTAGCACAAAACTAGTAGAGATTATGTGATTAAGATGTACAATTGTACCAGGGTCAAGCATGTTGGTACTAAATGGAGTGCTGGGATTTAATCCACATGCAACCCAAGTTGCTCTCATTACAGCGGCATTCATGTcgagaaatttcagaaattagGTCTCAATTCGCAAGCCTTTCAGAATTTGACATCTCGTTCATGTCACAGAACTTAAAGAATGATTTCGTCCTTCCTGGACCATTTTATCAAGGATAACATGCTAGGACATCTCGTTTGAAGTCGCGAGGCAATTTCCTGCATCTCCGTGATGCCACAAGATTGGATCAATCAGTGCTTGTGCGTATGGTGACATCCAAAAGAGCTAAAGGAATCACGAATCGCTAGATGCAGATCACCTGAAATGACTAAACTTTTGTCTTAAGAACAAGTATATTGGTGGAATCGgggcttcttttttctttcaacTTCAAGAATGCAAGATAGGAACATTGCATGTGCTCTGATGAGACTAAGAACATGAATAACGAAATAATCAGTAAAAGAATAGAAAAGGCGAGGCTTTCAGATCGCATGACCCGCCGagaccaaaaaagaaaaaccaaaGATTTGAGCCATAGCAGAGAGACTAGATCCGGGAGGTGCATGTGCGGGTACCTCTGGATGCCAAGATCGACGAGCTCCTGGATTGCCGCGTCGAGCGCGTCGCGCTGGGCCTTGGGCGCGAGCACCTTGATCTCCTGCACGACGTGGACGCCCCACCCAGCCTTGAGATCCGGCGCGTAGAGGTGCCCCACGGCCGCGTCAACGGCGCCCCTGTCgtcctcccccgccgcggcgTAGACCTCGGCGAACCGGCGCACGGCGCGGTGCCGGAGCTCGCGCGCGtcggccttggcggcggcggccgtccgcGCGGCGGTGAAGAGGCAGTTGCCGTCGGCGTCGACCTCCCCGCCGTGGTCGAGGCGGAAGAccacgggcgccggcgccgcctcctcgccgcccggcGGGGAGGGCTTCCACGCGACGCCCCGCTCCCAGAtccggagcaggcggcggcgctgctggtcCTCGAGCGCCCAGACGGCGTCCCAGCCCGCGGGCGCGGTGGAGGCCTCGAGGGCGGGGCCCGGGGAGGGccaggcgaggagcggcggcggcggggccggggcgggggacggcggcagggcctcggcgacggcggcggcggaggggtcgcAGAGGAGCTTGCCCATTTCGATTAgggtttctctctcctctcttcctcctcaccctcttccctctccctccttgTTTGGTGCCGCGcggtttctttttcttttcttttcttttcccttttgttTTTCGCGGTCAAGGCGAGTGGACGCGGCAGGCGGCGATGTGCGGGGGGTTGGTAGTGAAATAGCCGTTGGGGGAAGAGGGGTAGAAGGAGGTAGGTGCCACGTGGAGGGCAGCGAGTGGTCGTGGTGATTGTGCCGCCCGGCGCGAGGTGGGAAGTGACCGTTGCTGGCTGATCTGGCTGGTATCCTAACGTGGGAGCCAGCTGGACCACAATTCACTGTATTCGGTTGGTGGGGTGGGGGGCTGGTGCcgtgctgctagctgctgctggctCCGTGCcgctggctgctgctggctgctgggaGCAGCCCCCACCCTACCAGCCGAACACAGAAATTATCAGCTATTACCCATTTAGATTAGATGCTTGATTCCGTATAATTTTCGTGGATGCTACCCACCAAAATATTTCTATAGTCTAACTTGGCAAAAAAACTTGACAATATGCTAAACTTGGAGCCTGTTTGTGTTTGGCACGGTTTAGGTTTCTCTATTGTTCATCAAATGTACCGCAACCGTAGCAAGGACatgtgaaggaaaaaaaattggttGTCGTCGTCATCGGCAAGCTCGTTTTCACCTCATTTGAGAGAACGGCCCGTCACTGCAACGCATCAACGGTACATAAACAATTTTGCGTCAGGCGAAATGAAACTAAAACCGGCACAATCGCGCGAGCCCCGCAAAATTGGGCTAGTGTCAATTTTCGAGCCGACTAGGAGATAACTCTAAATCTGTTTTTATGTTTAGTTGTTTGTGCAAAAATTATTCAGCTTTTTCCATGGTTGGTCTTGGGGGCGGGGTGGGCACAGTAAGttgtgttggtgatatgcccaagagcccatcatcacaatacggtttaaaggcccaagaggatattgatccaagagggattaggattactaatgggcctatgagatagaagctcattagtacgccctatatatacgagggaggggctaggggggcgacaacttgtgagccgcgccacctcctagccgccgcccctccctctctctctcggccgccgcccatgccgtgcgtgcagtgctagcacaccgacgcccggcgtttcatcctcgtacgtgtggactccgtggaggcgctgctgcgactgctgcgctgatcggctgctgggatcaagtacgaggagctcggttcgtgggacgtgatcgactacttcctctacatcgacgcgcgacttcttccgctgcgctgcgcgtttagtggtaacgatctatgatcttctactcgcaagtatcttgggtatatgcggtagtgatgctagcgtagcctacccgtttctctacagtggtaccagagccatcttgcgtagtttttggtctggatcatttgcatataggtgatatgttgttgtagtagattggattctttacttttgcacggtttgattagatcaattggtcataaggggttaaaactagagcgagttgattgcgcggcatgtgacaaaagattagtttgtgttctttctctattatgcatacgacatgtccctaccggctggaatcaccatcgggactaactgtgtgcataagtCAGCAGATTGgaccaacagatcgaggtcatgtgtagatgcagtcttctcaagtgcaaagtttgcacggtcaatgtgattgacctagtgaaaattgaggcattatgaatggatcggatttgaggtgatgcgatcactctgacttgcgggaccgccgttgctttctcgctgtagcggcttcctaagcgctactttggtagaacacgtcgtacacctaacttgtttttgcagggtgtgatgtgaatggtatggcctcaatgtcatgtgatgatgtatgtgatgatttgtgcggcctgcgtgtcgcaagttaacacaaccgggttgaggttgcaccattattgtataacgacctgcgtgtcaacttgtgatgtttgaattctcatgtaattatttcactagctattagatgtagtagcttagtatcttttcatggaggcttcattcatgatggcgatgatgatcaccacaagacaggacggatggcaatggaggtcaccttggaaccatggcgatggagcccattgtgatgcaagaggccatactattcacaatataatatgattatatgcctgtgatgtttattttcctgtcatactattctttcatgcttttacatatggtggatgctttaatcatgatagaatagcttccctcagaaaatgttgagtttttgatgccttttaccaatagctgcacctataaattttgatcgttgtgtggtaggtttaccaaagtataGTACCCTCatctatcacttttgtatagggtggatgtcggacattcacaagcatagtattggtttactcagcaaagctatcaaaacagttttgggctttaagtcatagggttggggccggggcattggatgccacccaacaaacaagagtcgcatagagatgtgattagtaatttgttacttacctgtatcactacttttctagccgtgatgctaaagctcactagaattttagtgattatggatcttgaaccactatatgtcattagtgggaagatgactttgatacaataggttgtcttttgttaaatcagttaatgaaagtctttacataaacttagtgctgaaatcttgctttactttaatgttgtagatcatgtctggcagtaacaattccgctttcaatttgcgttctgttcttgagaaagaaaagttgaatggaacaaactttattgattggtaccgcaacctgagaattgttctcaggcaagagaaaaatgtgtatgttcttgagcagccatatcctgatgatctccctgacaatgcaactgctgccgatcgcagagcttatgagaagcactacaatgactcacttgatgtcagctatctgatgctcgccaccatgtcccctgatctgcagaagcagtatgaccatgcggatgctcataccatgatcgaggggctgcgtgggatgtttcagaaccaagtcaggactgagaggttcaatatctcaaagtccttgtttgcgtgcaagctggcagaaggtagcccggtcaatcctcatgtgatcaaaatgattggttacattgagactttggacagacttggttctgaacttcaccaagacttggctactgatgttattctccagtcgctcccggcgagctatgagccttttatcatgaactttcagatgaatggcttggataaaacattgagtgagttgcatgggatgctaaagacagcagaggagagtattaagaagaatcccaatcatgtgatgatgattcagaaggggaacaaaaataTGAAGCGTTGAatgcctcctaatcccaaaagtaaaggcaaggaaaagagttccagtggtgagtcctcgggctctaagctaaagccagcacctaaggccaaatctggccctacttctgaggatgaatgcttccactatcatgaaaagggacattggtctaggaactgcaagaagtacttggaagaaaagaagaagaagggaagtgagacttccacttcaggtataaatgttatagaaattaatattgcattatcttccagtgaatcatgggtatttgatactggatcgatgattcacacttgcaaatcattgcagggtctaagtgagactagaagatttgcaagaggcgagttggacgttcgtgtcggcaatggcgcaaaggttgcggtattggtggtcggcacctaccacttgtctctaccctccggattagttttggaattaaataattattattgcattcctgctttgagcaagaacattatttttcttcttcatgtttggaagaagttggtgattttaagattgtaatagagaacaaacgttgttctatcttttgcaatggtattttttatgctcattgtccattggtgaatggattatatgttcttaatcttgaggataaatctatctgtaacattaatactaagaggcttagaccaaatgatttgaatcccacttttatttggcattgtcgcttaggtcatataaatgagaagcgcattgaacaactccataaagatggattgttaagctcatttgattttgaatcatttgacacatgtgagtcttgtttgcttggaaagatgaccaaagcgcctttcactggtcagagtgagagggcgagtgacttgttgggacttgtacataccgatgtatgtggaccaatgagctcaatagccagaggtggttttcagtacttcattactttcactgatgactttagtagatatggctatatctacttaatgagacacaagtctgaatcgtttgaaaagttcaaagaatttcagaatgaaatacaaaatcaattaggcaagacaattaaatttctgcgatctgatcgtggaggagaatatttgagccttgaatttggtgatcatttgaagcaatgtggaattattccgcagctaactccgctcggaacgcctcaatggaatggggtatccgaatggaggaaccgaaccttgttggacatggttaggtccataatgagccaagctgatcttccattgtcattttggggttatgctcttgaaactgctgcgttcacactgaatagggttccacgtaagtctgttgagaaaacaccatatgagatatggactgggaagcgtcccggattatcttttctcaaagtttggggtgtgaggcttatgtcaaacgtttgatatcagataagctcactccaaagtcagacaaatgcttctttgtggggtatcctagggaaaccaaaggatattatttttacaataaggcggaaggcaaagtgtttgtcgctcgcaatggtgttttcttagaaaaggagtttctctcaaaaggatttagtgggagcaaggtgcaacttgaagaaattcaggaaacacccaaaactgtttcagcacccactgaagatccacgggatgtgcaagatgttgcacaacccgtagttgaggcaccagccccacgaaggtctataagggcacgtcgcgctactgacaagctcaacctccttattacggaggagcgccacgtattattgatggaaaatgatgagcccttgacctacagagaagcaatgatgggacccgactcc contains:
- the LOC120706300 gene encoding uncharacterized protein LOC120706300, translated to MGKLLCDPSAAAVAEALPPSPAPAPPPPLLAWPSPGPALEASTAPAGWDAVWALEDQQRRRLLRIWERGVAWKPSPPGGEEAAPAPVVFRLDHGGEVDADGNCLFTAARTAAAAKADARELRHRAVRRFAEVYAAAGEDDRGAVDAAVGHLYAPDLKAGWGVHVVQEIKVLAPKAQRDALDAAIQELVDLGIQREIAAETIYKERCIAVNNGESWAKYMSISGSAEDEHDIITLQYTEEGLLTIDENRDGRAAAFGDDIAIECLANEFKREVYVVQAHGSDAMIDEDNCVFFLPHRPRGEICGPPIFLFMKGTAWCGAGADHYEPLIATVLQHVTPDKAAVVL